The following coding sequences lie in one Primulina huaijiensis isolate GDHJ02 chromosome 2, ASM1229523v2, whole genome shotgun sequence genomic window:
- the LOC140970914 gene encoding uncharacterized protein, producing the protein MRVEDEIRERVEGKLGSKEVGLEIERRIEEGRKKLFDDAKAQLEREKEAALAEARQKELGRRGKSLIRCWKRIVEEAQTRDALELQQKEEERLRELELIQRQKEEAARRRKIEEEEEHLNQTTLLGKNKSRAN; encoded by the exons ATGAGAGTGGAGGACGAAATTCGTGAAAGGGTCGAGGGGAAATTGGGTTCTAAAGAAGTCGGGTTAGAAATTGAAAGGCGAATTGAAGAAGGTCGAAAGAAGCTCTTTGATGATGCTAAAGCTCAACTTGAAAGAGAAAAGGAAGCAGCTCTTGCTGAGGCAAGGCAGAAAGAA CTCGGAAGGAGAGGGAAGAGCTTGATAAGATGCTGGAAGAGAATCGTAGAAGAGGCTCAAACGAGGGATGCTCTGGAACTGCAGCAAAAAGAGGAAGAAAGACTGAGGGAGTTGGAGTTGATTCAAAGACAAAAGGAAGAGGCTGCTCGAAGGCGGAAGATTGAAGAGGAGGAAGAACATTTGAACCAGACTACATTATTGGGTAAGAACAAGTCTCGAGCAAACTGA
- the LOC140970913 gene encoding uncharacterized protein isoform X2: MDARDMKSDLLALQRLYGVLKSDGDGMTNPASNMVDKHARVILKYLLDSATQRALKVYYEIFAGQAGVLQTPCAADEQQTNNAVKEQSSRLYMTREVDQSYRNDRGFDKERKVDGLDFKPWNDQRCIRQRSQVESKERSTPSADVNGAEFGKKRCRVCQRSIIKQMVTNDAAAKYPDKSTYPQHEVNNQFEYVPWNIEQETGSVLRYKTTESKTEDKRRQIGPFVSNLSGVGSTGFSSDTVVPDITTVCNSNFKAIHKREEADSISKEASEAIEQLESCISNLKIGSDHVHLFGQFSGQHENMDSNDVVYKLTSQSAQSPLNYPSHQVYGVSTEVINQPLAKVQPTYSMICQSNGHFSRSGGTYEMRESNVEPKMHIHGMDKIESGNWRATRNDFGPNVWNVAVAADHETSTWPSTFSSVPKMESPHQTRLSMKNERSRYGECQLSKPANTFGHQHFSEKLESIDSSRNISSKWGTRVKKHQPNTTAKLQERSHQSERQHKNGVVTSRISMTSSRSSLNHQELEDTASSLYSPNTESQQASSYGSVGEDYSFSDQTGSHHITSSTSSESGASPQSHGTMRDYDSCTSKIEDDLYSSTSGDGTPEVTSSSGKSEGYSSYYQPKNHHAGSTYSSMQSSSRKKVPGRISKSASGINHKKPSKTWKSLKDRLAIIFHHHHHDHHHHHDSHDDHRHGSHWKKINVGTLFNKREGKIIRSKQEDEAYGERAVEKMRKSLIHDKHQKGHFHGLLEAFSRHIWHANKSKLAEGTSGKLAKNQRGRKKALKKSRWWKLLQHRRAHVKLGLGKKKTHLKALRS; the protein is encoded by the exons ATGGATGCCAGGGATATGAAATCAGATCTTCTAGCTCTACAGAGATTGTATGGTGTTCTTAAAAGCGATGGAGACGGTATGACAAATCCAGCCTCCAATATG GTGGATAAGCATGCACGAGTTATTCTAAAGTATTTGTTGGATTCAGCAACTCAAAGGGCCCTCAAAGTGTATTACGAG ATATTTGCTGGTCAAGCGGGAGTATTACAGACACCATGTGCTGCAGATGAGCAGCAAACAAATAACGCCGTTAAGGAACAATCTTCTCGACTCTATATGACTAGAGAAGTGGATCAGAGTTATAGAAATGACCGGGGATTTGATAAAGAACGAAAAGTGGATGGTTTAGATTTCAAACCATGGAACGACCAGAGATGTATTCGACAAAGGAGCCAAGTAGAATCCAAAGAGCGATCAACACCTAGTGCTGATGTAAATGGAGCTGAATTTGGAAAGAAACGTTGCAGGGTTTGTCAGCGAAGCATCATAAAGCAAATGGTAACTAATGATGCTGCTGCTAAATATCCAGACAAATCAACATATCCACAGCATGAGGTGAACAATCAGTTTGAGTATGTTCCTTGGAACATTGAGCAAGAAACTGGATCTGTATTGCGTTATAAGACAACTGAGTCGAAGACTGAAGACAAGAGAAGACAGATAGGACCTTTTGTGAGTAACCTGAGTGGTGTTGGATCCACGGGATTTTCATCAGACACAGTGGTACCAGACATCACTACAGTATGTAATTCTAACTTTAAAGCCATACACAAGCGTGAGGAAGCTGACTCTATATCCAAAGAGGCTTCTGAAGCAATTGAGCAGCTTGAGTCATGTATCTCAAATTTGAAAATAGGATCAGATCATGTGCACCTGTTTGGGCAATTTTCTGGTCAACATGAAAATATGGATAGCAATGACGTAGTATATAAACTTACAAGTCAAAGTGCTCAGAGCCCTCTAAACTACCCATCGCATCAGGTCTACGGTGTGTCAACGGAAGTGATAAATCAGCCGTTGGCAAAGGTGCAACCAACATATAGCATGATCTGCCAATCAAACGGTCATTTTTCCAGGAGTGGAGGGACCTATGAAATGAGAGAATCAAATGTAGAGCCTAAGATGCATATTCATGGTATGGACAAAATTGAGTCAGGAAACTGGAGAGCGACTCGTAATGATTTTGGGCCTAACGTCTGGAATGTTGCTGTTGCAGCTGATCATGAAACATCTACTTGGCCTTCCACCTTTTCGTCTGTGCCTAAAATGGAAAGTCCACATCAAACTCGTTTATCTATGAAAAATGAAAGGAGTAGATATGGAGAATGCCAACTATCAAAGCCGGCAAACACTTTTGGGCACCAACATTTTAGTGAAAAACTTGAATCCATTGATTCTAGCCGCAACATTTCTTCGAAATGGGGAACACGTGTCAAAAAGCATCAACCTAACACCACtgcaaaacttcaagaacgttCACATCAATCAGAACGACAACACAAGAATGGAGTTGTAACAAGCAGAATTTCTATGACTTCATCAAGGTCGTCTTTAAATCATCAAGAATTGGAAGATACAGCTTCTAGTTTGTACTCGCCAAACACGGAAAGTCAGCAAGCTAGCAGTTATGGCAGTGTTGGTGAAGATTATTCGTTCTCAGATCAGACTGGAAGCCACCATATTACTTCAAGTACAAGCAGTGAAAGCGGGGCTTCTCCTCAATCACATGGAACTATGAGAGACTATGACAGTTGTACAAGCAAGATTGAGGACGATCTATACTCGTCCACGAGTGGTGATGGAACTCCTGAAGTAACTTCCAGCAGTGGCAAAAGTGAAGGATATTCATCATACTATCAGCCAAAGAACCATCATGCAGGATCTACATACTCGTCGATGCAGTCCTCGTCAAGGAAGAAGGTTCCTGGAAGGATCAGCAAATCAGCTAGTGGTATAAATCATAAGAAACCAAGTAAAACGTGGAAGAGCTTGAAAGACAGATTGGCAATTATCTTTCATCATCACCATCACGACCACCACCATCACCATGATAGCCATGATGATCATCGTCATGGAAGTCATTGGAAAAAGATAAACGTCGGCACACTTTTTAATAAGCGTGAAGGGAAAATTATACGTTCCAAACAAGAAGATGAGGCTTATGGCGAAAGGGCTGTTGAAAAAATGAGGAAATCTCTGATACATGACAAACATCAAAAGGGTCATTTCCATGGCCTTTTGGAAGCTTTCTCGAGGCACATTTGGCACGCGAACAAGTCAAAATTGGCAGAAGGAACCAGTGGAAAATTAGCTAAAAACCAGAGAGGCCGGAAGAAGGCGTTGAAGAAATCACGGTGGTGGAAACTGCTGCAACACAGAAGAGCACACGTGAAGCTTGGATTAGGCAAGAAAAAAACCCATTTAAAGGCACTCCGAAGTTAA
- the LOC140970927 gene encoding photosystem I reaction center subunit N, chloroplastic-like, producing the protein MATMNSNILACNFAISGPEINSKINLSPCLATPARKMPVIKAQQVDSSDSGRRAALLGLGAAIFTAAVSTCSANAGVIDDYLEKSKANKELNDKKRLATSGANFARAHTVQFGTCKFPENFTGCQDLAKQKKVPFLSDDLELECEGKDKYKCGSNVFWKW; encoded by the exons ATGGCCACCATGAACTCCAACATTCTGGCCTGCAACTTTGCCATTTCAGGGCCGGAGATCAACTCCAAGATCAATTTGTCTCCCTGCTTGGCCACCCCGGCTCGAAAAATGCCCGTGATCAAAGCCCAACAGGTTGACAGTAGTGACTCAGGTCGAAGAGCTGCCCTTCTTGGCCTAGGCGCCGCCATTTTCACCGCTGCTGTCTCCACTTGCTCCGCCAATGCAGGCGTAATCGATGATTATTTGGAGAAGAGCAAGGCCAACAAG GAACTGAACGACAAGAAGAGACTGGCAACTAGCGGGGCGAACTTTGCTCGAGCGCACACAGTTCAGTTTGGAACATGCAAGTTCCCGGAGAACTTCACTGGCTGCCAAGATCTTGCCAAGCAAAAG AAAGTGCCATTTCTTAGTGATGATTTGGAGTTGGAATGTGAAGGGAAAGACAAATACAAGTGTGGTTCCAATGTGTTCTGGAAATGGTGA
- the LOC140970913 gene encoding uncharacterized protein isoform X1, whose amino-acid sequence MDARDMKSDLLALQRLYGVLKSDGDGMTNPASNMEVDKHARVILKYLLDSATQRALKVYYEIFAGQAGVLQTPCAADEQQTNNAVKEQSSRLYMTREVDQSYRNDRGFDKERKVDGLDFKPWNDQRCIRQRSQVESKERSTPSADVNGAEFGKKRCRVCQRSIIKQMVTNDAAAKYPDKSTYPQHEVNNQFEYVPWNIEQETGSVLRYKTTESKTEDKRRQIGPFVSNLSGVGSTGFSSDTVVPDITTVCNSNFKAIHKREEADSISKEASEAIEQLESCISNLKIGSDHVHLFGQFSGQHENMDSNDVVYKLTSQSAQSPLNYPSHQVYGVSTEVINQPLAKVQPTYSMICQSNGHFSRSGGTYEMRESNVEPKMHIHGMDKIESGNWRATRNDFGPNVWNVAVAADHETSTWPSTFSSVPKMESPHQTRLSMKNERSRYGECQLSKPANTFGHQHFSEKLESIDSSRNISSKWGTRVKKHQPNTTAKLQERSHQSERQHKNGVVTSRISMTSSRSSLNHQELEDTASSLYSPNTESQQASSYGSVGEDYSFSDQTGSHHITSSTSSESGASPQSHGTMRDYDSCTSKIEDDLYSSTSGDGTPEVTSSSGKSEGYSSYYQPKNHHAGSTYSSMQSSSRKKVPGRISKSASGINHKKPSKTWKSLKDRLAIIFHHHHHDHHHHHDSHDDHRHGSHWKKINVGTLFNKREGKIIRSKQEDEAYGERAVEKMRKSLIHDKHQKGHFHGLLEAFSRHIWHANKSKLAEGTSGKLAKNQRGRKKALKKSRWWKLLQHRRAHVKLGLGKKKTHLKALRS is encoded by the exons ATGGATGCCAGGGATATGAAATCAGATCTTCTAGCTCTACAGAGATTGTATGGTGTTCTTAAAAGCGATGGAGACGGTATGACAAATCCAGCCTCCAATATGG agGTGGATAAGCATGCACGAGTTATTCTAAAGTATTTGTTGGATTCAGCAACTCAAAGGGCCCTCAAAGTGTATTACGAG ATATTTGCTGGTCAAGCGGGAGTATTACAGACACCATGTGCTGCAGATGAGCAGCAAACAAATAACGCCGTTAAGGAACAATCTTCTCGACTCTATATGACTAGAGAAGTGGATCAGAGTTATAGAAATGACCGGGGATTTGATAAAGAACGAAAAGTGGATGGTTTAGATTTCAAACCATGGAACGACCAGAGATGTATTCGACAAAGGAGCCAAGTAGAATCCAAAGAGCGATCAACACCTAGTGCTGATGTAAATGGAGCTGAATTTGGAAAGAAACGTTGCAGGGTTTGTCAGCGAAGCATCATAAAGCAAATGGTAACTAATGATGCTGCTGCTAAATATCCAGACAAATCAACATATCCACAGCATGAGGTGAACAATCAGTTTGAGTATGTTCCTTGGAACATTGAGCAAGAAACTGGATCTGTATTGCGTTATAAGACAACTGAGTCGAAGACTGAAGACAAGAGAAGACAGATAGGACCTTTTGTGAGTAACCTGAGTGGTGTTGGATCCACGGGATTTTCATCAGACACAGTGGTACCAGACATCACTACAGTATGTAATTCTAACTTTAAAGCCATACACAAGCGTGAGGAAGCTGACTCTATATCCAAAGAGGCTTCTGAAGCAATTGAGCAGCTTGAGTCATGTATCTCAAATTTGAAAATAGGATCAGATCATGTGCACCTGTTTGGGCAATTTTCTGGTCAACATGAAAATATGGATAGCAATGACGTAGTATATAAACTTACAAGTCAAAGTGCTCAGAGCCCTCTAAACTACCCATCGCATCAGGTCTACGGTGTGTCAACGGAAGTGATAAATCAGCCGTTGGCAAAGGTGCAACCAACATATAGCATGATCTGCCAATCAAACGGTCATTTTTCCAGGAGTGGAGGGACCTATGAAATGAGAGAATCAAATGTAGAGCCTAAGATGCATATTCATGGTATGGACAAAATTGAGTCAGGAAACTGGAGAGCGACTCGTAATGATTTTGGGCCTAACGTCTGGAATGTTGCTGTTGCAGCTGATCATGAAACATCTACTTGGCCTTCCACCTTTTCGTCTGTGCCTAAAATGGAAAGTCCACATCAAACTCGTTTATCTATGAAAAATGAAAGGAGTAGATATGGAGAATGCCAACTATCAAAGCCGGCAAACACTTTTGGGCACCAACATTTTAGTGAAAAACTTGAATCCATTGATTCTAGCCGCAACATTTCTTCGAAATGGGGAACACGTGTCAAAAAGCATCAACCTAACACCACtgcaaaacttcaagaacgttCACATCAATCAGAACGACAACACAAGAATGGAGTTGTAACAAGCAGAATTTCTATGACTTCATCAAGGTCGTCTTTAAATCATCAAGAATTGGAAGATACAGCTTCTAGTTTGTACTCGCCAAACACGGAAAGTCAGCAAGCTAGCAGTTATGGCAGTGTTGGTGAAGATTATTCGTTCTCAGATCAGACTGGAAGCCACCATATTACTTCAAGTACAAGCAGTGAAAGCGGGGCTTCTCCTCAATCACATGGAACTATGAGAGACTATGACAGTTGTACAAGCAAGATTGAGGACGATCTATACTCGTCCACGAGTGGTGATGGAACTCCTGAAGTAACTTCCAGCAGTGGCAAAAGTGAAGGATATTCATCATACTATCAGCCAAAGAACCATCATGCAGGATCTACATACTCGTCGATGCAGTCCTCGTCAAGGAAGAAGGTTCCTGGAAGGATCAGCAAATCAGCTAGTGGTATAAATCATAAGAAACCAAGTAAAACGTGGAAGAGCTTGAAAGACAGATTGGCAATTATCTTTCATCATCACCATCACGACCACCACCATCACCATGATAGCCATGATGATCATCGTCATGGAAGTCATTGGAAAAAGATAAACGTCGGCACACTTTTTAATAAGCGTGAAGGGAAAATTATACGTTCCAAACAAGAAGATGAGGCTTATGGCGAAAGGGCTGTTGAAAAAATGAGGAAATCTCTGATACATGACAAACATCAAAAGGGTCATTTCCATGGCCTTTTGGAAGCTTTCTCGAGGCACATTTGGCACGCGAACAAGTCAAAATTGGCAGAAGGAACCAGTGGAAAATTAGCTAAAAACCAGAGAGGCCGGAAGAAGGCGTTGAAGAAATCACGGTGGTGGAAACTGCTGCAACACAGAAGAGCACACGTGAAGCTTGGATTAGGCAAGAAAAAAACCCATTTAAAGGCACTCCGAAGTTAA